One genomic segment of Tachyglossus aculeatus isolate mTacAcu1 chromosome 17, mTacAcu1.pri, whole genome shotgun sequence includes these proteins:
- the LOC119939031 gene encoding olfactory receptor 5B21-like has protein sequence MGERNRTSVTGFLLMGLLDRPEVRFAAFDAIYSATLLANGALLFALRSNHRLHVPMSFLITKLSLLDVSLPMAFVPKLYFLVAPAGMDVLLLAATASDRHMAVLHPLRFVVLMDERVCVTLAAGAWPARFLNSPLHVSFTFTLTFTPLQPHGPVLLSRPCLVLSVGEIGAFSFILGSYILVAAVILKSRWAEGKRQVWSTCSS, from the exons atgggagagagaaacaggaccAGTGTGACCGGCTTCCTCCTGATGGGACTGCTGGACCGGCCGGAGGTGCGATTCGCGGCCTTCGATGCCATCTACTCGGCCACGCTCCTGGCCAACGGTGCCCTCCTCTTCGCCCTCCGCTCCAACCACCGTCTCCAcgtgcccatgtccttcctcatcACCAAATTGTCGTTGCTGGACGTCTCCCTCCCCATGGCTTTCGTGCCCAAG CTCTATTTCCTGGTGGCTCCGGCGGGGATGGACGTCTTGCTCCTGGCGGCCACGGCCTCTGACCGTCACATGGCCGTCCTCCACCCTCTCCGATTCGTTGTTCTCATGGATGAGAGGGTGTGCGTCACGCTGGCGGCCGGGGCCTGGCCGGCCCgcttcctcaactcacctctgcATGTGTCCTTCACATTCACGCTGACCTTCACGCCTCTCCAACCGCATGGACCAGTACTACTGAGTCGTCCCTGTTTAGTTCTGTCCGTGGGTGAGATTGGCGCCTTCTCCTTCATTTTAGGCTCCTACATCCTCGTTGCGGCCGTCATCTTGAAGAGCCGCTGGGCCGAGGGGAAGCGCCAGGTTTGGTCCACCTGCTCCTCCTAA